In Alteromonas sp. V450, the following proteins share a genomic window:
- a CDS encoding arsenate reductase family protein — protein sequence MIKIYHNPECGTSRNVLAVIKAAGYEVQVIEYLHVGWEREQLTYLLNAANLSPRQALRTSKSPAAELGLLDEAVSNETIFEMMLKHPILVNRPIVCIPQDEYEHSASLTEQLKKGKTVSNNLKETVKLCRPSEVVLDILPIWPQGPFAKEDGTSLIDQYGRRVI from the coding sequence ATGATAAAGATTTATCACAATCCGGAGTGCGGTACGTCCAGAAATGTACTGGCGGTGATCAAGGCTGCTGGGTATGAAGTGCAAGTTATCGAGTATTTACATGTTGGGTGGGAACGTGAACAACTCACTTATTTATTAAATGCAGCTAACCTTAGCCCTCGACAGGCGCTTCGCACATCCAAGTCACCTGCTGCTGAATTGGGGTTACTTGATGAGGCTGTGAGTAACGAAACCATTTTTGAGATGATGCTAAAACATCCAATATTAGTGAATAGGCCTATTGTTTGCATTCCTCAAGATGAATATGAACACTCAGCTTCTTTGACCGAACAGCTCAAGAAGGGAAAGACGGTTTCTAATAACCTTAAAGAAACAGTAAAGCTATGCCGCCCAAGTGAGGTAGTACTGGATATTTTACCTATATGGCCACAAGGCCCTTTTGCTAAAGAAGACGGCACATCACTTATAGACCAGTACGGTAGACGAGTAATTTAA